From the Pseudomonas baltica genome, one window contains:
- a CDS encoding LLM class flavin-dependent oxidoreductase, translated as MSQTLSQMRLGLFIQAAGHHFSGWRYPGAQSGSENFKLIRQLTEAAERACLDMVFFGDKLVTTAQEHPSMIVRFEPLTLLGALASVTERIGLAATASTTYGEPYSVARQFGTLDHISEGRVAWNVVTTGYDSAENFTRATHPDHAQRYAVAEEFVDVVRGLWDSFEDGAYVRDAKTGVYLDAQKMHRLDHKGEYFDIAGPLNLTRSPQGHPVLIQAGSSGPGMGLAARVAEVVFTAQQDLAGAQQFYADLKRQVVAHGRDPQHCLVMPGIMPIIGATQADAQARFEQLQQWTDLDAALLLVSDRLGQDLSGFDLDQPLPDLPLPQNMRSRAKLLLDISHRDGLTLRQICYLAGGARGHKMVIGTPAQVADEMIAWFEGEAADGFNLMPSHFPEGLQLFIDGVLPILRQRGLFRERYEGRTLRDHLGLPRPAHRFAAAH; from the coding sequence ATGAGCCAAACACTTTCCCAGATGCGCCTGGGCCTGTTCATTCAAGCTGCCGGTCACCATTTCAGCGGCTGGCGCTACCCCGGCGCGCAAAGCGGCAGCGAGAATTTCAAGCTGATCCGGCAACTGACCGAGGCCGCCGAGCGTGCCTGCCTGGACATGGTGTTCTTCGGCGACAAGCTGGTCACTACGGCTCAGGAGCACCCCTCGATGATCGTGCGCTTCGAGCCGCTGACCCTGCTCGGCGCACTGGCGTCGGTTACCGAGCGCATCGGCCTGGCAGCGACGGCCTCGACCACCTACGGCGAGCCCTACAGCGTGGCGCGCCAGTTCGGCACCCTTGATCACATCTCCGAGGGGCGTGTGGCCTGGAACGTGGTGACCACCGGCTACGACAGCGCCGAAAACTTCACCCGCGCCACCCATCCGGATCACGCGCAGCGGTATGCCGTGGCCGAGGAGTTCGTCGACGTGGTGCGCGGCCTGTGGGACAGCTTCGAAGACGGCGCCTATGTCCGTGATGCCAAGACTGGCGTGTACCTCGATGCGCAAAAGATGCACCGCCTCGACCACAAGGGCGAGTACTTCGACATCGCCGGGCCGCTGAACCTGACGCGCAGCCCGCAAGGCCATCCGGTGTTGATCCAGGCCGGTTCATCGGGGCCGGGCATGGGCCTGGCGGCGCGGGTCGCGGAGGTGGTGTTCACTGCCCAGCAGGATCTGGCAGGGGCGCAGCAATTTTATGCGGATCTCAAGCGCCAGGTGGTCGCCCATGGTCGCGATCCGCAGCACTGCCTGGTAATGCCGGGCATCATGCCGATCATCGGCGCGACCCAGGCCGACGCGCAGGCGCGCTTCGAGCAGCTGCAGCAATGGACGGATCTGGACGCCGCCCTGCTGCTGGTCAGCGATCGGCTGGGGCAGGATCTCAGCGGTTTCGACCTCGATCAGCCGCTGCCCGACCTGCCTCTGCCCCAGAACATGCGCAGCCGCGCCAAGCTGTTGCTGGACATAAGCCACCGTGATGGGCTGACCCTGCGGCAGATCTGCTATCTGGCTGGCGGCGCCCGTGGCCACAAGATGGTGATCGGCACCCCGGCTCAGGTGGCCGACGAGATGATTGCCTGGTTCGAAGGCGAGGCCGCTGACGGCTTCAACCTGATGCCGTCGCATTTCCCCGAGGGCTTGCAGCTGTTCATTGATGGCGTGTTGCCGATTCTGCGTCAGCGCGGGTTGTTCCGCGAGCGGTACGAGGGCCGGACCTTGCGCGATCACCTGGGGTTGCCGCGCCCGGCGCATCGGTTCGCTGCCGCGCATTGA
- a CDS encoding TonB-dependent receptor, with protein MPALTRRRPRLASSISCRTLCLSLLLGGGTLSASVASQLAVADSRTFNVPAGDLGVALTRFAGEAGVSLSVDPQLVSGRRTPGLSGSYSVEAGFANLLQGSGLQLQAVGASAYTLVPAPLGANAVEIAPTSILGATTGAPADDGERYAGGQVARRGSQGLLGGRDFMETPFSMTTYTSETVKNQQARTLGDLIASDPSVRATNPAGGRYEQFTIRGFSLFNSDVSYNGLYGVLPTYTIDMEMADRVDVLKGPSQLINGISPRGSVGGGINVVPKRATDKPITEFTGSYASDSQVGGAVDIGRRFGGENQFGLRFNGVKQSGDTEWDHQSVDRQMYVLGLDFRGERLRLSTDIGHTERATDAPQERVQIGANAKVPDADDVHRNYAQSWSQARTNDTFGTLNGEFDVNDSVMVYGGVGARKSNHDFLRHAVSVTNDAGDFSVLPRDFTRDENVRTATAGVRNWFHTGPVSHEVNLAFSDFYMDFTNGGARYGASPSNLYDPVQTPTPINATRQDDKVYTENRFTGVALSDTLGFIDDRVLLTLGGRWQRVKVDDWTNGIKGATAYDEEKLSPSGGLLFKATERLSLYANYMEGLSQGKIAPSTSINEDEIFAPFISRQIEVGAKYDLGAFALTAAAFRIRQPAYETNTTSRRFGPNGKRENKGVELSLFGEPLEGVRLLGGVMYIDSKLTHTTNGSYDGNRAPATPEYNINLGAEWDVPVVSGLTLTGRGIYSSSQYLDQANTKEIEAWRRFDVGARYAFKVDGKDVTLRGSVENVMDARYWSSAGASDDSEPGLTLSTPRTYLLSATLGF; from the coding sequence ATGCCCGCACTGACCCGCCGTCGGCCCCGACTGGCGTCATCGATTTCCTGTCGCACCTTGTGCCTGAGCCTGTTGCTCGGCGGTGGCACCCTGAGCGCGTCAGTCGCCTCGCAACTGGCCGTTGCCGATAGCCGCACGTTCAACGTGCCCGCCGGTGATCTGGGCGTGGCTTTGACGCGCTTCGCTGGCGAGGCTGGGGTGAGCCTGTCGGTGGACCCGCAACTGGTCAGCGGTCGACGTACGCCGGGGTTGTCCGGCAGCTACAGCGTCGAGGCCGGTTTCGCCAACCTGCTGCAGGGCAGTGGCCTGCAGTTGCAGGCGGTGGGCGCTTCGGCCTACACCCTGGTGCCCGCACCCCTGGGTGCGAACGCGGTCGAGATCGCCCCGACCAGCATTCTTGGTGCAACCACTGGCGCGCCGGCCGATGACGGCGAGCGCTACGCCGGCGGTCAGGTGGCCCGACGCGGTTCCCAAGGCTTGCTGGGTGGCCGCGACTTCATGGAGACGCCGTTCAGCATGACCACCTACACCAGCGAGACGGTCAAGAATCAACAGGCGCGCACCCTGGGCGACCTGATCGCCAGTGACCCCTCGGTGCGCGCCACCAACCCGGCGGGCGGGCGTTACGAACAGTTCACCATTCGCGGCTTCAGCCTGTTCAACAGTGACGTCTCTTATAACGGCCTGTACGGCGTCCTGCCGACCTACACCATCGATATGGAAATGGCCGATCGGGTCGACGTGCTCAAAGGCCCCAGCCAGTTGATCAATGGTATATCGCCGCGCGGCAGTGTCGGCGGCGGTATCAACGTGGTGCCCAAACGTGCCACCGACAAGCCCATCACCGAGTTCACCGGCAGCTATGCCTCGGACAGTCAGGTCGGCGGGGCAGTGGACATCGGTCGGCGTTTCGGCGGTGAAAACCAGTTCGGCCTGCGCTTCAACGGCGTCAAGCAGTCCGGTGACACCGAGTGGGATCATCAAAGCGTCGACCGGCAGATGTATGTGCTGGGCCTGGACTTTCGCGGTGAGCGGCTGCGTCTGTCGACCGACATCGGCCACACCGAACGCGCCACTGATGCGCCTCAGGAGCGTGTGCAGATCGGTGCCAACGCCAAGGTCCCGGATGCCGACGATGTGCACCGCAACTATGCGCAATCCTGGAGCCAGGCACGCACCAACGACACCTTCGGCACGCTCAATGGCGAGTTCGATGTCAACGATTCGGTGATGGTCTATGGCGGCGTGGGCGCGCGCAAAAGCAACCATGACTTTCTGCGTCATGCCGTGTCCGTCACCAACGATGCTGGGGATTTCAGCGTGCTGCCGCGCGACTTCACCCGTGACGAAAACGTGCGTACTGCCACGGCGGGCGTGCGCAACTGGTTCCACACCGGGCCCGTCAGCCATGAGGTCAACCTGGCCTTCAGCGACTTCTACATGGATTTCACCAACGGTGGCGCGCGCTATGGCGCCTCGCCCAGCAACCTGTATGACCCCGTACAAACGCCCACGCCGATCAACGCCACCCGCCAGGACGACAAGGTCTATACCGAGAACCGCTTCACGGGTGTGGCGCTGTCCGACACCTTGGGCTTCATCGACGATCGCGTGCTGCTGACCCTGGGCGGTCGCTGGCAGCGGGTCAAGGTCGACGACTGGACCAACGGCATCAAGGGTGCCACGGCCTATGACGAAGAGAAGCTCTCGCCCTCGGGTGGCCTGCTGTTCAAGGCCACCGAGCGGCTGTCGCTGTACGCCAACTACATGGAAGGCCTGAGCCAGGGCAAGATCGCGCCGTCGACCTCGATCAACGAGGACGAGATCTTCGCGCCGTTCATCAGCCGCCAGATCGAGGTCGGCGCCAAGTACGATCTGGGCGCCTTCGCCCTGACCGCCGCAGCGTTCCGCATCCGCCAGCCGGCCTATGAGACCAACACCACCTCACGGCGCTTCGGGCCCAATGGCAAGCGCGAGAACAAGGGCGTGGAGCTGAGCCTCTTCGGCGAGCCGCTCGAGGGCGTGCGCTTGCTCGGTGGGGTGATGTACATCGACAGCAAGCTGACCCACACCACCAATGGCAGCTACGACGGCAATCGCGCCCCGGCCACGCCCGAGTACAACATCAACCTGGGCGCGGAGTGGGACGTGCCCGTCGTCTCCGGCCTGACCCTGACTGGGCGCGGTATCTATTCCAGTTCACAGTATCTGGATCAGGCCAACACCAAGGAGATCGAGGCCTGGCGCCGCTTCGACGTGGGCGCGCGGTACGCCTTCAAGGTCGACGGCAAGGACGTGACCCTGCGCGGCAGCGTCGAGAATGTGATGGATGCGCGCTACTGGTCTTCGGCGGGCGCCTCCGACGACAGCGAGCCCGGGCTCACGCTATCGACGCCGCGCACCTATCTGCTGTCGGCTACGCTTGGGTTTTGA
- a CDS encoding glutathione S-transferase, whose protein sequence is MTTGKIIVHHLNNSRSQRILWLLEELGLPYEIKRYQRDAKTNLAPPELKAINPLGKSPVIEDGPHTLIESAAIIDYLIRRHGDGRLQPDPATATYDEYVQWLHFAEGSAMLPLMLNLYVGRLGEAGAPLHPRIHSELANYLGYLDTALGLTPYLVGEEFSGADIQMSFIGEIAKAQGLLAPYPNLTAWVERFQARPAYKKAIEQGGEYSYSK, encoded by the coding sequence ATGACTACTGGCAAGATCATCGTCCACCACCTCAACAACTCGCGCTCGCAACGTATCCTCTGGCTGCTCGAAGAGCTCGGCCTGCCTTACGAGATCAAACGCTATCAACGCGATGCGAAAACCAATCTGGCACCGCCCGAACTCAAGGCGATCAACCCGCTCGGCAAGTCGCCGGTGATCGAGGATGGGCCGCACACCTTGATCGAGTCTGCCGCGATCATCGATTACCTGATCCGCCGCCACGGTGACGGCCGCTTGCAGCCCGATCCGGCCACCGCCACCTACGACGAATACGTGCAGTGGCTGCACTTCGCCGAGGGCTCGGCCATGCTGCCGTTGATGCTCAACCTGTACGTGGGCCGCCTCGGTGAGGCAGGTGCGCCGCTGCATCCGCGCATCCACTCGGAACTGGCCAACTACCTTGGTTACCTCGACACCGCCTTGGGCCTGACCCCGTATCTGGTGGGCGAAGAGTTCAGCGGCGCCGACATTCAGATGAGCTTTATCGGCGAAATCGCCAAAGCCCAAGGCCTGCTCGCGCCCTACCCCAACCTCACCGCCTGGGTCGAGCGCTTCCAGGCGCGCCCGGCGTACAAGAAGGCCATCGAACAAGGCGGCGAGTACAGTTACTCTAAATAG
- a CDS encoding histidine kinase dimerization/phosphoacceptor domain -containing protein, translated as MTESEHASHYAALGEAEFRELADNAPVMIWRSSETPLRDWFNRPWQAFAGKNHEQLLGYGWAEDLHPDDFNPSVTLYQEAFEARRAFTLPYRLRRQDGAYRWFLDKGAPYYRHGEFAGFFGSCTDITDQKDLEAHQQVLLAELDHRVKNNLQLIIAFLQMSKIRATGDEAKELLESAIGRIQGVGAVQAELHRSATGFVDLAVYLPNLIRASIQAESGNHADLRVEAESINVPFKLASDLGLITNELITNAIKHGGTAAPAIRFAVRRLDGGLLQVSIGDSGKGFRADQLSSGGATGSSLRGLGLIGALAKRCNAELTRTNDQGALVTVILPLP; from the coding sequence ATGACCGAATCCGAGCACGCTAGTCATTACGCCGCTCTAGGGGAAGCCGAATTCCGTGAGCTGGCGGACAATGCGCCGGTGATGATCTGGCGCTCGAGCGAAACGCCCTTGCGCGACTGGTTCAATCGGCCCTGGCAAGCTTTCGCCGGCAAGAATCACGAGCAACTGCTGGGCTACGGCTGGGCCGAAGACCTGCACCCGGACGACTTCAACCCCAGCGTGACCCTCTACCAGGAAGCGTTCGAGGCGCGCCGGGCCTTCACGCTGCCGTACCGCCTGCGTCGCCAGGACGGCGCGTATCGCTGGTTCCTGGACAAGGGCGCACCCTACTACCGTCACGGCGAGTTCGCCGGGTTCTTCGGCAGTTGCACCGACATCACCGACCAGAAAGACCTCGAAGCCCACCAGCAAGTGCTGTTGGCCGAGCTGGACCACCGGGTCAAGAACAATCTGCAGCTAATTATCGCCTTTTTGCAGATGTCCAAGATTCGCGCCACGGGGGACGAGGCCAAGGAGCTGCTGGAGTCGGCCATCGGGCGCATTCAAGGCGTCGGCGCGGTGCAAGCTGAATTGCATCGCAGCGCCACTGGTTTCGTCGACCTGGCGGTGTACCTGCCCAATCTTATCCGGGCCTCGATTCAGGCCGAAAGCGGCAACCATGCCGATCTGCGCGTCGAAGCCGAGTCGATCAACGTGCCTTTCAAGCTGGCGTCCGATCTGGGCCTGATTACCAACGAGCTGATCACCAACGCCATCAAGCACGGCGGCACCGCAGCGCCCGCCATTCGCTTCGCCGTCAGGCGCCTGGACGGCGGCCTGTTGCAGGTGTCGATCGGCGATTCAGGCAAAGGCTTTCGCGCCGATCAACTGAGCAGCGGCGGCGCGACTGGCAGCTCGCTGCGCGGCCTGGGCCTGATCGGCGCGCTGGCCAAACGCTGCAACGCCGAGCTGACCCGTACCAACGATCAGGGCGCACTGGTGACGGTGATCCTGCCCCTGCCGTGA
- a CDS encoding saccharopine dehydrogenase family protein: MKKNVLIIGAGGVAKVVAHKCAQHNDELGRIAIASRNISKCQAIIDSVKAKGSLKQPADIKAFALNALDVEATKALIRETESQIVINVGSAFLNMSVLRACIDSGVAYLDTAIHEEPGKVCETPPWYGNYEWNHLEECQRKNITAILGVGFDPGVVNAYAALAQQQYFDRIDSIDILDVNAGSHGKYFATNFDPEINFREFTGQVWSWQNSQWTSNTMFEVKRTDDLPVVGAQNLYLTGHDEVHSLSKNLDVPNVRFWMSFGEHYINVFTVLKNLGLLSEQPVTTAEGLQVVPLKVVKAVLPDPSSLAPGYTGKTCIGDLVKGTKDGQPREVFIYNVADHEEAFDETDSQGISYTAGVPPVAAALLVARGEWDVQRMVNVEELPAEPFLKALDVMGLPTRIKDEHGDRPWN, encoded by the coding sequence TTGAAGAAGAACGTTCTTATCATTGGTGCAGGAGGTGTCGCCAAGGTGGTGGCCCACAAGTGCGCGCAGCACAACGACGAGCTCGGTCGTATTGCTATCGCGTCGCGCAACATCTCCAAGTGCCAGGCCATCATCGACAGCGTCAAGGCCAAGGGCAGCCTCAAGCAGCCGGCCGATATCAAGGCTTTCGCGCTCAATGCGCTGGATGTCGAAGCGACCAAGGCGTTGATCCGCGAGACCGAATCGCAGATCGTCATCAACGTCGGCTCCGCCTTCCTCAACATGTCGGTGCTGCGTGCCTGCATCGATAGCGGCGTCGCCTATCTCGACACCGCCATCCACGAAGAACCGGGCAAGGTCTGCGAAACGCCGCCCTGGTACGGCAACTACGAGTGGAATCACCTCGAAGAGTGCCAGCGCAAGAACATCACCGCCATCCTCGGCGTGGGCTTCGACCCGGGTGTGGTCAATGCCTATGCGGCGTTGGCGCAACAACAGTATTTCGACCGCATTGATTCGATCGATATCCTCGACGTCAATGCTGGCTCCCATGGCAAATATTTCGCCACCAATTTCGACCCGGAAATCAACTTCCGCGAGTTCACCGGACAGGTGTGGAGCTGGCAGAACAGCCAGTGGACCAGCAACACCATGTTCGAAGTCAAACGTACCGACGACCTGCCGGTGGTCGGTGCGCAGAACCTCTATCTCACCGGTCACGACGAAGTGCACTCGTTGTCGAAAAATCTCGACGTGCCCAACGTGCGTTTCTGGATGAGTTTCGGCGAGCACTACATCAATGTGTTCACCGTCTTGAAAAACCTCGGGCTGCTGTCCGAGCAGCCGGTCACCACCGCTGAAGGCCTGCAGGTCGTGCCGCTGAAAGTGGTCAAGGCCGTGCTGCCCGATCCGTCGTCGCTGGCGCCGGGCTATACCGGCAAGACCTGCATCGGTGACCTGGTCAAGGGCACCAAGGATGGGCAGCCGCGCGAGGTGTTCATCTACAACGTCGCGGATCATGAAGAGGCCTTCGACGAGACCGACAGCCAGGGCATTTCCTACACTGCGGGCGTGCCGCCCGTGGCCGCAGCCTTGCTGGTCGCCCGTGGCGAGTGGGATGTGCAGCGCATGGTCAACGTCGAGGAACTGCCGGCCGAGCCGTTCCTCAAGGCGCTGGACGTGATGGGCCTGCCGACCCGCATCAAGGACGAACACGGCGATCGCCCGTGGAATTGA
- a CDS encoding response regulator, with translation MRILLVDDDPILALLAEIALEEDGHQIVGPAYDAEEALRLTETNAIDLALVDINLSGHDEGVDLAQLLHERFDVFSLFVSGQVDVAKANTRYAVGLLAKPYTPHDLSRSVHIVHALVKGELPLTLSIPSPLTLFTDSTGLYAPLDGSTLHGRTQHDRIRAR, from the coding sequence ATGCGCATCCTGCTTGTAGACGACGACCCCATCCTGGCCTTGCTGGCCGAAATCGCCCTGGAAGAAGATGGGCATCAGATCGTCGGCCCTGCCTACGACGCCGAAGAGGCATTGCGGCTGACTGAAACCAACGCGATCGACCTGGCGCTGGTGGACATCAACCTCAGTGGCCATGACGAGGGGGTCGACCTTGCGCAACTGTTGCACGAGCGCTTCGACGTATTCTCGCTGTTCGTCAGCGGCCAGGTGGACGTCGCCAAGGCCAACACCCGTTACGCCGTCGGCCTGCTGGCCAAGCCGTACACGCCCCACGACCTGTCGCGCAGCGTGCACATCGTGCATGCATTGGTCAAAGGTGAACTCCCGCTGACCCTGTCGATACCCTCGCCGCTCACCCTTTTTACCGATTCCACCGGCTTATACGCACCTCTTGATGGCAGTACTCTTCATGGTAGAACGCAACATGACCGAATCCGAGCACGCTAG
- a CDS encoding carboxynorspermidine decarboxylase: MIKTPYYLIDKQKLLGNMQKIAYVREHSGAKALLALKCFATWSVFDLMQEYMDGTTSSSLYELKLGREKFVGETHAYSVAWADDEIEEMLANCDKIIFNSIGQLQRFAEASEGKVRGLRVNPQVSSSDYLLADPARPFSRLGEWDPVKVEAVIEQISGFMFHNNCENGDFGLFDQMLSTIEDRFGHLLHKVEWVSLGGGIHFTGEGYALDAFCARLKAFSQKYGVQVYLEPGEAAITQSASLEVTVLDTLYNGKHLAVVDSSIEAHMLDLLIYRLNAKLAPSEGEHTFMVCGKSCLAGDIFGEYQFPAPLQIGDRLSFVDAAGYTMVKKNWFNGLKMPSIVVKQLDGTVEVVREFGFADYLSSLS; the protein is encoded by the coding sequence ATGATCAAGACGCCGTACTACCTCATCGACAAACAGAAGCTGCTGGGCAACATGCAGAAGATCGCCTACGTGCGCGAGCACTCCGGCGCCAAGGCGCTGCTGGCGCTCAAGTGCTTCGCCACCTGGTCGGTGTTCGACCTGATGCAGGAGTACATGGACGGTACTACGTCGTCGTCGCTGTACGAGCTCAAGCTCGGCCGCGAGAAGTTCGTCGGCGAGACCCACGCCTACAGCGTCGCTTGGGCCGATGACGAGATCGAAGAGATGCTCGCCAACTGCGACAAGATCATCTTCAACTCCATCGGCCAGCTGCAGCGTTTCGCCGAGGCGTCCGAGGGCAAGGTGCGCGGCTTGCGCGTCAACCCGCAGGTGAGCAGCTCCGATTACCTGCTGGCCGATCCGGCGCGGCCGTTCAGCCGCCTGGGCGAATGGGACCCGGTCAAGGTCGAAGCGGTCATCGAGCAGATCTCCGGCTTCATGTTCCACAACAACTGCGAGAACGGTGATTTCGGCCTGTTCGACCAGATGCTCAGCACCATCGAGGACCGCTTCGGCCACCTGTTGCACAAGGTCGAGTGGGTCAGCCTGGGCGGCGGTATTCATTTCACGGGCGAGGGCTATGCACTGGATGCCTTTTGCGCGCGCCTCAAGGCCTTCTCCCAGAAATACGGCGTGCAGGTGTATCTGGAGCCGGGCGAAGCCGCCATCACCCAGAGCGCTTCGTTGGAAGTCACCGTGCTCGATACCCTCTACAACGGCAAGCACCTCGCCGTTGTGGACAGCTCCATCGAAGCACACATGCTCGATCTGCTGATCTACCGCCTCAACGCCAAGCTCGCGCCAAGCGAGGGTGAACACACCTTCATGGTGTGCGGCAAGTCGTGCCTGGCCGGCGATATCTTCGGTGAATATCAATTCCCGGCGCCGTTGCAGATTGGCGATCGCCTGTCGTTCGTCGACGCGGCAGGCTACACCATGGTCAAGAAGAACTGGTTCAACGGCCTGAAGATGCCGTCCATCGTAGTGAAACAACTCGATGGTACAGTCGAAGTCGTACGTGAGTTTGGTTTTGCAGACTATCTGTCCAGCCTTTCCTGA
- a CDS encoding methyl-accepting chemotaxis protein — MVSQNDEVNQAATAVTQMSAAVDEVARNAESASDESQRTQGFTQTGLAHVAQTLKSIQSLSGNVVNTGDQIQALSTRAQSINKVVEVIRAIAEQTNLLALNAAIEAARAGEQGRGFAVVADEVRALAHRTQQSTQEIEQMISGIQADSELAVNAMNMSKTLATQSLDVAQEASTSLDQIAAAIVRINERNLLIATASEEQAHVAREVDRNLVSIRELTVQSSAGASQTATACGEMSKLAVNLNRLVNRFVV; from the coding sequence ATGGTCAGCCAGAACGACGAGGTCAACCAGGCCGCCACGGCGGTGACGCAAATGAGCGCGGCGGTCGACGAGGTCGCCCGCAACGCCGAGTCGGCCTCTGACGAATCGCAACGTACCCAGGGCTTCACCCAGACCGGCCTGGCCCATGTGGCGCAGACCTTGAAGTCGATCCAGAGCCTGAGCGGCAACGTCGTCAATACCGGCGATCAGATCCAGGCGCTGTCGACGCGGGCGCAGAGCATCAACAAGGTGGTCGAGGTGATCCGCGCCATCGCCGAGCAGACCAACCTGCTCGCCCTCAACGCCGCGATCGAGGCAGCCAGGGCAGGGGAGCAGGGCCGTGGCTTTGCCGTGGTGGCCGATGAAGTCCGCGCCTTGGCCCATCGCACCCAGCAGTCGACCCAGGAAATCGAACAGATGATCAGCGGCATCCAGGCTGATTCCGAGCTGGCGGTGAATGCCATGAACATGAGCAAGACCCTGGCCACGCAGTCTCTGGACGTCGCTCAGGAAGCCAGCACCTCGCTGGACCAGATCGCGGCGGCCATCGTGCGCATCAACGAACGCAACCTGTTGATCGCCACAGCGTCCGAAGAGCAGGCCCACGTGGCCCGCGAAGTCGACCGCAACCTGGTGAGTATTCGCGAACTGACCGTGCAGAGTTCCGCCGGCGCCAGCCAGACGGCAACCGCTTGCGGGGAGATGTCCAAGCTGGCGGTCAACCTTAATCGCCTGGTCAACCGCTTCGTGGTTTGA